From a single Bacillus marinisedimentorum genomic region:
- a CDS encoding RDD family protein: protein MEYNPAGFWVRFIALIIDGIILSIAAEILNAALGLDVNVTEGERGVHGIIELLYAIIVPAIWAGYTIGKKATGIRIVKMDGSNVTFLTMLMRYLVGGIVYALTLGIGVIVSAFMIGMRSDKRAIHDFIAGTYVTRNSP from the coding sequence ATGGAATATAATCCGGCTGGATTCTGGGTGCGGTTCATCGCCCTTATCATTGACGGCATCATCCTATCAATCGCAGCGGAAATCCTTAATGCTGCACTTGGTCTTGATGTGAATGTCACCGAAGGAGAACGCGGTGTGCACGGCATCATTGAATTGTTATACGCAATCATCGTTCCGGCAATATGGGCGGGTTATACAATCGGGAAAAAAGCAACGGGCATCCGTATCGTCAAAATGGACGGCAGCAATGTCACATTCCTCACGATGCTGATGCGTTACCTTGTCGGCGGAATTGTGTATGCCCTGACACTTGGGATCGGCGTCATTGTCAGTGCGTTCATGATCGGGATGCGCAGCGATAAGCGGGCGATTCACGATT
- a CDS encoding GNAT family N-acetyltransferase, with protein MTTFERITENTLKTALDIVNSNQLYNKMENGQPLRSMSEIRKDFLNPVTESFIIMKKQNPIGVLDFLPKNPKDDTPWLGLLMIHGKYHGFGFGKKAYLAFENRLKQHLIHKVRLGVLQKNERARMFWESFGFCCYGESEWEGKAVDCYEKRLDCGVCKWK; from the coding sequence ATGACTACCTTTGAGCGAATAACCGAAAACACGCTGAAGACAGCTCTTGACATCGTTAATTCCAACCAGCTTTATAACAAAATGGAAAACGGACAGCCGCTGCGGTCGATGAGTGAAATCAGGAAAGATTTTCTTAATCCAGTGACAGAAAGCTTTATTATCATGAAAAAACAAAATCCGATCGGCGTTCTGGATTTTCTGCCGAAGAATCCTAAAGATGATACACCCTGGCTTGGCCTGCTGATGATCCATGGGAAATATCATGGATTTGGTTTCGGAAAAAAGGCTTATCTTGCCTTTGAAAACAGATTGAAGCAACACCTTATCCACAAGGTCCGGCTGGGTGTTTTACAGAAAAATGAGAGAGCCAGGATGTTCTGGGAATCGTTCGGTTTCTGCTGTTATGGTGAAAGCGAGTGGGAAGGAAAGGCCGTTGACTGTTATGAAAAACGATTGGATTGCGGGGTATGTAAATGGAAATGA